A genomic stretch from Mya arenaria isolate MELC-2E11 chromosome 10, ASM2691426v1 includes:
- the LOC128205766 gene encoding uncharacterized protein LOC128205766 yields MSVALVLGLMALLVATISLCCTCHRCNSHQPICGFLIVASVAIAVGIVIFGIKARQDWGIDLQVETMSKGRFGWSFWTAIGSAASALLTSTLYCCMERKRQ; encoded by the exons ATGTCCGTGGCGCTGGTCCTAGGCCTCATGGCTCTGCTGGTGGCCACCATATCTCTGTGTTGCACGTGCCACAGATGTAACTCTCATCAACCCATCTGTGGATTTCTCATTGTCGCAT CTGTGGCTATAGCGGTAGGCATCGTTATATTCGGGATCAAGGCGAGGCAGGATTGGGGCATAGACTTACAGGTGGAAACAATGTCTAAAGGCCGGTTTGGTTGGTCATTTTGGACGGCCATAGGGTCTGCGGCCAGCGCCCTGCTGACATCTACCTTATACTGTTGTATGGAAAGAAAGAGACAATAA